The Couchioplanes caeruleus nucleotide sequence CGGCGGCGGCCGGCTCGTCGCGGTCTCGTGCGTCGACGCCAACGGCCTGCCGCTGATGCCGTGCGGGCGCTGCCGCCAGCTGCTGTACGAGCACGGCGGCCCGGAATGCCTGGTGGAGGCCCTGCCCCGGCCGCTGAAGATGGCGGAACTGCTGCCGCACGCGTTCGGCCCCGACGACCTGGACAAGGTCACCGGCCCGGCCGCCGTGCCCGACGTACCGCCGCAGCTGGCCCGCTGGCGTGGCCGCGGCACCGTCTTCGTGCACCCGGACCTCTCCGGCGGCGAGCAGGTCTGGACGGGTTACTGGGAGCGTTCCGGCGGAAGTCCGCAGGAGAGCGACGTCGAGAAGGGCATCCTCGAGGAGGGGCCCATCTTCCCGAGCGCCGCCGCGGCGGTCACATGGGGCCTGACGCGGACGTCACGCGTGGTCGTGGTCGACGCCGCGGGCGCGCTGGCGTGGGCCGGCGAAGGCGAGCCCCCGGAAGGCATCGGCACCAGGTGGGAGGCGGTATGACCGACTGCACCGAAGCAGACGAAGCTGGCGCCGGTCGATGGCCGCGACGGCGAGGGCCAGGAGGGCATGCCCAAGGAGGCACAGCATGAGCGGGTTCGCGGTGGTCGACGTCATCCGGGCCAAGCGGGACGGGCACGCGCTGTCCGACGCGCAGATCGACTGGGTCGTCGACGCGTACACGAAGGGTGTCGTCGCGGACGAGCAGATGTCCGCCCTGGCCATGGCGATCCTGTTGCGCGGCATGACGCCCGGCGAGATCGCCCGCTGGACCGCCGCGATGATCGCCAGCGGCGAGCGGCTCGACCTGTCCGCGGTGTCACGCCCGACGGTCGA carries:
- a CDS encoding cytidine deaminase — encoded protein: MEIDWGSLRAAAIEAMRHAYAPYSDFPVGVAGLVDDGRVVVGCNVENASYGVGLCAECGLVSSLHATGGGRLVAVSCVDANGLPLMPCGRCRQLLYEHGGPECLVEALPRPLKMAELLPHAFGPDDLDKVTGPAAVPDVPPQLARWRGRGTVFVHPDLSGGEQVWTGYWERSGGSPQESDVEKGILEEGPIFPSAAAAVTWGLTRTSRVVVVDAAGALAWAGEGEPPEGIGTRWEAV